The following coding sequences lie in one Microbacterium sp. XT11 genomic window:
- a CDS encoding ROK family protein, with product MELCIDFGGTEIKLAVIADGRVIASESIPVAGTTDDLAAAAVAARTLVDSTGRAADAVGIAVPGVVDPSTGRMLHANAKYDHLRDRDLSSWSHAQFGVTAAVENDARAALVGETSSGCASGERDAVLVTLGTGIGTAAMMDGVALRGRTGHAGILGGHVTVDLDGPTCPCGNVGCGEALASAWALRASTGLRMTDLFTASAPATASDAASSHAPTAMPASSPTPAATPAFAPTPTSSPAPAELTALRDRFLHTWGATVVTLVHAYDPAVVVLSGGILRAGAAVAGPIETYVRAHLWPSMTAPRFLVPPEPELSVARGLSVLARSRDARPRQEDQ from the coding sequence ATGGAGCTGTGCATCGACTTCGGCGGCACCGAGATCAAGCTCGCCGTTATCGCCGATGGTCGCGTCATCGCGTCGGAGAGCATCCCGGTCGCCGGAACGACCGACGACCTCGCCGCGGCGGCCGTGGCTGCCCGCACGCTCGTCGACAGCACGGGCCGGGCAGCGGATGCCGTCGGCATCGCCGTGCCCGGCGTGGTCGACCCGTCGACCGGACGGATGCTGCACGCCAATGCCAAATACGACCACCTGCGCGACCGCGACCTGAGTTCGTGGTCGCACGCGCAGTTCGGCGTCACGGCTGCCGTCGAGAACGATGCACGCGCCGCCCTCGTCGGCGAGACGTCGAGCGGCTGCGCGTCAGGCGAGCGCGATGCGGTGCTCGTCACCCTCGGCACCGGCATCGGCACCGCCGCGATGATGGACGGCGTCGCGCTCCGCGGGCGTACAGGGCATGCCGGCATCCTCGGCGGACACGTCACTGTGGACCTCGACGGACCGACCTGCCCCTGCGGCAACGTCGGATGCGGGGAGGCTCTCGCCAGCGCCTGGGCACTGCGCGCGTCGACCGGACTCCGCATGACCGACCTCTTCACGGCATCCGCGCCCGCGACGGCCTCCGACGCCGCCTCATCGCACGCGCCGACCGCCATGCCCGCCTCATCGCCCACGCCGGCCGCCACGCCCGCCTTTGCCCCCACGCCCACCTCGTCCCCCGCGCCGGCCGAGCTCACCGCCCTCCGCGACCGGTTCCTGCACACGTGGGGCGCGACCGTCGTCACCCTCGTGCATGCGTACGACCCCGCCGTCGTCGTGCTGTCCGGCGGCATCCTGCGCGCGGGCGCGGCGGTGGCCGGTCCGATCGAGACCTACGTCCGCGCGCACCTGTGGCCGTCGATGACGGCCCCTCGTTTCCTCGTCCCGCCCGAGCCAGAGCTCTCCGTCGCGCGCGGCCTGAGCGTCCTGGCCCGCTCGCGCGACGCCCGCCCCCGTCAGGAGGATCAGTGA